Sequence from the Pseudomonas sp. LS.1a genome:
TGCAGGTTGTGCCAGCCCAACTCATGCACCAGGCGCGCGGCCTGGTGATTGTTCAAATGCCCTTGCATGCCACCCACCCGCTGCTTCAGGAAGGCCGGGTAGTGACCGCGTGCCAGCAGGTCGCGGCAGTGGTTGGCCTCGATCAGCAGTGCATCCAGGCCCTGGTAACGCTCCAGCAGCAGCGCGTCGTACGAACCCAGGTCGGTCAGCATGCCGAAGCGCCGCTGGCCGTCACTGACCACGTACTGCAGCGGCTCGTAGGCGTCGTGCTCGACCCGCGCCGCGGTCACTTCCAGGCTGCCGATACGCAGGCTGTCGCCACAAGCGAGAAAACCGGCCACCTCCACCGGCTTGCGCATGCCGCGCAAGGTCCCTTGGCTGAGGTAGACCGGTACATTGTAGCGCCGTGACAGCAAGCCGACCCCATGCACGTGGTCGGCATGTTCGTGGGTGACCAGTACCGCACTGAGCTGGGCCGCCGACACCCCGAGCAGCGCCAGGCGCCGCTCGGTCTCGCGCAGGGAAAACCCGCAATCGACCAGGATGAACGTGTCACCACTGGCGATCAGCGTGCCGTTTCCCTGGCTGCCGCTTCCGAGTACCGCGAAGCGCACTTAGCCCAGGTGGTCCTGAATGGCGCTCAGCACGCGGCGGGCGACATCGGCCGGAGCCACGGTGTTGATGTTCTTCTCGACCGTGACCTGCACGCTCTCACCCACCTTGCTCAGGCGAACCTGGTAGCGCTCGGCACGGGCTTCACGCTCTTCCTTGGTCGGCTCGCTGCCGAACATGCGGCCAAAGAAGCCAGGCTGGTTCTGCTTGTCGTCAGGCTTTTCCGACAGGTTGATGTAGTACAGGCCCAGGCTGCGGTTGATGTCCTCGACACGCCACTCGCCACCCTGCTCCAGGGCACGGCCCACGCTGGACCAGGCGCGGTCCAGGTCGGCGCCCAGGTACAGCACCGGGTTGCCGCTGCCGTCTTCGCTCAGGCTCACGCGGCTTGGCGCGTCGAAATCGCGCGCGGCCAGCAGCGACACCGAACCGCCCTTCTCGGCGCTGCGGTTCATGCTGGCAAGCATTTCGTCGACCAGCAGGGCATCGGCACCGGTGTTGCTGGAGGTGGACGGGAAATCGGGCTCGGCAGTGCTGCCGGCCGGGCGCTCGACGCTGACCACATACACCTCGGAGGTGTTGCGCTGCACGCCAGGCTCCATGCGCACACGCACGCGCACTTCGCTGTCAGCGCTGCTGGCAGTGCTGGCCAGACGCTGGCCGAGCGATGCCGACAGTTCGTCGAAACGCTGCCAGGTCGTGTTGAATTCGCCGGTCTGCGGGCGCTCTTCGGCGATGCGGAAGCCGTTGTCCTCGAAGAACTGGCGGGCCACCGGCCATACTTCGGCCGGCGAATGCTGGGCCAGCACCCAACGGCTGCTGCCGCTGCGCTGCAGGCTGTAGTCGGTAATCTGGGCGGCGCCACCGGTCATCGGTTGCGGGCGCGGCACCTCGAACTCGCCGGTGGCGCTGTCGTCGGCGACGTTACGCGGGATCGGCAGCAGCGGGTCAAGGCGCTTGACGTTGCTGGCGTCCGGCGGCAGTTGCATAGGCGCGGTCGGGCGCGCCTGCAGGTAATCGCTGCCGCGGTCGCGGAAATAGCCATCCTCGCCCCACAGCCAGCCACACCCGCTGGTGCTGGAGATGATCA
This genomic interval carries:
- a CDS encoding MBL fold metallo-hydrolase encodes the protein MRFAVLGSGSQGNGTLIASGDTFILVDCGFSLRETERRLALLGVSAAQLSAVLVTHEHADHVHGVGLLSRRYNVPVYLSQGTLRGMRKPVEVAGFLACGDSLRIGSLEVTAARVEHDAYEPLQYVVSDGQRRFGMLTDLGSYDALLLERYQGLDALLIEANHCRDLLARGHYPAFLKQRVGGMQGHLNNHQAARLVHELGWHNLQHLVLAHLSSKNNLPHLARQCFVDTLGCDPDWLQVANQEHGLDWREIA
- the bamC gene encoding outer membrane protein assembly factor BamC — its product is MKRLAGLSALALIISSTSGCGWLWGEDGYFRDRGSDYLQARPTAPMQLPPDASNVKRLDPLLPIPRNVADDSATGEFEVPRPQPMTGGAAQITDYSLQRSGSSRWVLAQHSPAEVWPVARQFFEDNGFRIAEERPQTGEFNTTWQRFDELSASLGQRLASTASSADSEVRVRVRMEPGVQRNTSEVYVVSVERPAGSTAEPDFPSTSSNTGADALLVDEMLASMNRSAEKGGSVSLLAARDFDAPSRVSLSEDGSGNPVLYLGADLDRAWSSVGRALEQGGEWRVEDINRSLGLYYINLSEKPDDKQNQPGFFGRMFGSEPTKEEREARAERYQVRLSKVGESVQVTVEKNINTVAPADVARRVLSAIQDHLG